The genomic DNA tgtttgtgtgtatgtgcgtgtgtgtatgtgtgtgtgtgtgtgtatgagtgtgggtatgtttgtgtgtgtgagtgcgtgtgtgtatgagtgtgtgtgtatgtgtgtgtgtgtgtgcgtgtatgagtgtgtgtgtatgtgtgtttgtgtgtgtgaccatgtgtgtgtgtgtgtgtgtttgtgtgtgtgcatgtgtatgagtgagtgtgtgtatgtatgtgtgtgtgtatgtgtatgtttgtgtgtatgtgtgtgtaaatattcTGCTCAAAAGTGATATTTACGTGCGACCCTCATTTCAAGGACACTCAAAGGAgtaatttaagggttaaacatctGATGCACAGAGTCACATGACCAAACAGCATGGCATCGATTTCAGTGAACTGCTTCTATGGGCgcagcaccaacaaaagtgcctctggtaagaaacctcttcaaATCTTTTCACTGAAACCTATTTGGTTGTAAAGagcagagtctctagtttcgtttcatatgctgctttaaatattttgttatttttttgggtTCATCCAAAGACTGAATCATTTTGCTTTCAggtgctttatatggagttaggatgaaatgaaggtgcatttcaaactgtccTGAGACCAGTGGACACAGACAGCAACTATTTCTTCTCAGCAAGTTTTACTTTCTCCTTTTCTTCGGTGTTATGTTCTCATGATGTCAACATGCCTGTGCGGATGCCACCCAGTGTGAGCTGGCACACAGTCGGACGACCGGCCAACCCCCGAAACCCCCAACCAATTACCCTCTCTACCCAGAAACCCCCCTCCACAGCCCTGCTCGTTTCCCAGGAGTTCAGGGGCCACTGTACTCACTGCACCCCGTTTCCCATACACATAATCATGATTTTTCCCTGGCTCATAAAAGAGCCGCTCGTACCCTCTCAGTCTGAAGCCCATTTCACAAACACTCTCCCTTTATCTGCCAAACCCACTGCCCCTCTCTCTAAAACCCTTTCAGTCTCTTTCTGTGAGTAATCCGCATTATTTTTTCCTAATAATGTGCTTCCAGTTTACAATGCAGTATGTTCAACTTGAATTTACTATGACAACATTACGTTCTCATCCACTGTGTTCACTTTCTGCTTGTTTACTGTTTAATGGCGGTATAAGGCAGTTGTCAAAaacttttatttgtaatttttaaagcttgatattttttatatttacagttttaAAGCTTATTTAAAGTTTATCTTGTATGGAAGACGGATCCCGCCtcaaaatagaaataataaaagtgaattcTGTGTCACAATTGTGAtgttatttcttgtaattgcatgTTTATATCAAGCAAATGCAAATTCATATCTCAGAATTGTGAGTTATAAGTTTCAGCATTACgtgtttaaaatttttatttcatggtgGGATCAAAGCATCATATGTTAAGACACTCAATTTTTATGGTAGATGCTTATGGGAAAAAAGCTTGGAAAAAGTTTCTTAATAATGTATATTCAGTAGCAATTTTTGCATCTCAATTTATCATAAGCAAACATAGtaaaataagggaattttattaacattttaaagctaTTAAGTATGACAGACTCAACTGCTCGTTTGTAAGAGTTACTACAAATGTCTGATTCATTCATATCcattatttattcaaataaaaacacaaaccgCTTAAAAGacaattgcattttatttattatgagaACGTACTGTAAGTGTCTATTTATAATGTGTGTCTTTCCATGTGTAGTATGTTTGTCAGGCATAACATGTGTGTGAACTACATGCTCTGTAATTAAATTATCCTAAACCGttagacaattaattgtcagcggGCTTTCAATCCTGCAGCCCATAAATTTGACATAAGCTTTACAAACATTCCACACATAGTTTCTCAGGAAGGAAGAGCAAATtcaatcaatcacacacacacacacacacacacacatacatacatatacacacacacacacacacacacacgcacacacgcacgcacacactcacacacatacacagagagagagctcTGAACCTCTTGTTGCTTGTGTTGCTCTTGATAAACACAGTGATATGAGCTAAACTGACATAATGtcattgtttaaatacattttaactcacattttatattacatttatagctGAATTATTAtcaatttaaatgcaaatgactgtgttaatgtgtgtttatatgcataagAAAACACTGATAACCATCAAAAATTGTCTCATTCTAAAAACCTACTTTTAAACGTTGACATGCAAACAGAAAAACCGTCATAACATTACAAATAtggatgcaccaatgtatcggcTGCTGATATTtacaaattaaaaccattggcatATCAGTTATAAGCATCAAAACACCTATATGAAAAACTGATGgttgatttataaataattagtaacacactttgtaatgaacaatccagaaataataatagccacaatatgtagaagcgATGGCACTCCtataaacatgtaatatttaactTATGTTAATGCAGAAAAACTTTTAGGGAGGCACTTGAGCAAACGCACATCTTAAGTTTGGAGGTGCAAGTTATGACAAAAACtttcaaaagaaaaatatataactgCACACTCTCTTACAAGTTTATTTTATTACCAACGTTTCGTCAACAAGCCTTTGTCAAGGTATCATTTCCttccttgtgacatcacaatggaGAGCAGTATATATAGAGTCAGTCATTACACACAGGTGGAAGCAGTGACAACACAATGGAGTGACAtaattgtgacatcacaatggaGAGCAGCATATATAGAGTCAGTCATTACACACAGGGGAAAGCAGTGACACAATAGGCATTTAGTAATTAGCTAACAAGCCTGTCTCAACCAATTAAGACAACTGAGATATCAGGCTGATTTGTAAGTCACAAGAAACTTTACTTAAGCACATTTAAAACCATGAGATACAGTTAAATCCTAAAGAGCCACCACATCATATTATAAGAGAGCCCTATACACAAAccatatacatgcatatatacatatacaataaaacaattgaagaagtgtaaaaaataattttatttcctcatttatatatatatataaaaataaaaaaatatatcaaaatcaaCATTCAAACCATGTGGCACCAAAGTTGTTAATCTGTCTATCCAAAAGGCTTCTTGTTTCCCAAGAAGAGGTGGGCATTTGGATCATTTCTTGCTAAGTGACACCTCAATACCTTTATATCATAAATATGCAACTGGATGATTATGTTCTATAAAATGTGTTGCTAATGGGTCATCTTATAGTACTATGATGTTCTgcaatttgtgtttttaattccCTGCTTGTTTTTCCCACATATGGTTTACTGCAAAGACACATCATGAAGTAAATCGCAGCTTTTGTTTTACAGCTTATTATACCTTTTATTGGAATAGATTTCCCAGTGTGAGCATGTTTGAATGACGAACATTCAAACATGTGAGTTCTGTTCTTTTGAACTGCataaacagaagtgcaaaaaatgttttagaggtacaaaataaccttttttataTTAATCATCATGTTCTCATATTAAGttgtgtggatgtggaggtggaggtggaggtgagtgtgagtgtatgtctgtctatgtgtggccctgcgatggactggcgacctgtccagggtgtcccccgcctttcgcccaatgttagctgggataggctccagccccccgcgaccctgtacacaggataagcggttgacgatggatggatggatggatggatcatattaagttatttttcttttatcttcTAATTATCTTTTATTGGGGAAAGTTTTTTGGCCTGTCATATATTCAACAGGTTCAATGGAAATCAGTTactgttataaatgcctctttgtCAAATTTGAAAGCATAATTTCACAGTAAAACAattatctgatgacaaaataaggtaagtaacaaaatatcggtatcggcctatgggtttttgtaaaaacaaaatggtgcatccctaatcaaaatgtatatatGGTATaggattggtggtggtgtagtggtctaaaccacataactggtaaacttgtaatcagaaggtcactggttagatccccacagccaccaccattgtgtccttgagcaaggcacttaactccaggagggattgtccctgtaataagggctctgtaagtcgctttggataaaagtgtctgccaaatgcataaatgtaaatgtaaatatatacatgtgCACAAGAATAAGATGAAAGAATGCTGATAAAAGCATTTATATGCGAATCAAAAGTTAGGCTTTGAATgctagtgtaacgggagccagctggtagttaGCTGTGCagcgtgtaaacctcactctcctgacctcaagaggtgcactagcgactgatgctagaggctgtagcctttagcctccttgttagagcacccgcctcccacgccggagacctaggtacgtacggagcaggtagaacaagagcgtcacactaGGGTACACTTCCATTTGGCGAAAGCCCAAGTATACTCAGGCCTTAAGATTTAGATATCGACTGGGTTGTACTTAAAACGTTAATGACGTTTAACTGATAAAACACTTATTGATCGGCCAACATTGTTTATGATTGTTTTAATTTGTGTAAAAAAGTGACTCTTAttttgggataaatgacagcttatcttaataaagtaaaagtgactgtaatgattatattgttactgatattttaaaagaaGTGTAAGTATTTGCTGAAAATatgcaacttgtgcttggttcaaATTTTGAAtatcattttattgaaaaagcccattgaaatccatgtatcaaatatgattcaAAGGGgttttgaggtatatctctcaatcaccattacattacattcatgcccaccacaaaaaCATATCACATacctttgaaaattctgacaaataaattttataagatatatttaaagtgtgaactaatatttatttgtattttcaaacatgcagcctgctctgtcattataaagatctcattatttttcaTGAcgagctattatgatgtcatctcaccataagttcctgagacccagcaAAAAAAGTTTTACGATTTCCCTTTTCTAAATggcaatatagtgtttggtgcatgaAATACATATCATTTTTTCAATAAACTGTTTtatcatattttgtatttgatgtgctgaatttaactgtgatacatttcaatccatatttatagacctaggagaggaagttgtcatggccaatcTCTCAAATATTTAGTATCTCTGAAAAtcccagggagtcctctgataataccccaagatgATCCACTGTAGAACAACGTATATaacaaatgtcctacacaaaaatgaattgctgggcctcaggacgataatgacctttaaagcctaatgtatcaaatattatcatttttatagtttgtctaatggaACTAAAATCAGTTTAATATAAACAAACTACACttttctgacaattctttcatatgtcaggctttacagggttaattATCTGTTTTGTTTGGGTTTTTTTGCTACCTGAAGAATTTCTAAAGTCATTAGTACTATTTCAGTTTGCTTGACTGTTGTTGATTGATTTGTGGAATGGGCGGGGCTTATGTACTGCTGTACTTCATCTCATAACGACTGTTTTTGATTGATTTGTAGTGGGCGGAGTTTACGAACCCCTGTGCTATATTTCATAACTGGTGTTTTTGATTGATTTGTGGAGTGGGCGGGGCTTATGGACCCCTGCACTATTTGACCCTCCCTCCTTCGATCCCAGCAGCCTGCGCAGTCGCATTATCTCCAGTTTATACCTGCACAAAGACGCCACACCTGAAGATCACATGCCACCTATGAGGTCATTTTCATAATAACACAAGTGGGTGTTGACATACCTGCCCAGGTGATTGTCCACATACTCTTTCAGCTCAGATACCTGCTCCTCGGCAACTATTGCCCTGGTGATGAGCTGTGCACGCTCTCTCTCTTGAGCTTCCTTTTGGAATTTGAGGCATTGTAGGTATTTAAATGGTATAGAAGTCACACTAACCACCTGTACGACATGTGAAGGCTTGTGTTGTTTACCTGTGTGGAGTTTTTTATTTCTCGGAGCTGTTTCTTTATGTCATTCCAGGCGTCTTGAGTCAGTTCAGCCCTGCAGAGCAGCACAAGCAATTGCAACCCATAAAATCAGCCTATAAACAGtagtaaatatataatacaatttatcaAGAAATAAATGTTCATTAACTCACCTCTGAGGTGACTCTGACAACACAGCTATCTGAAATACCAAACACATGACGATcaaactcaaaaaagtaatccattcaaatcacacacagacaaacacacacctgtTCTTGAGCCAGTTTCAGTTGGCTCTCCAGTCTGGCTTTGTCCTCTCTCAGTCTCTGTagttctctttctgtctctcctcTCAGTTCTGTCCCGGCGGGACTGAAGTGGGCCTCAGGGGGTCCGGCCTCTAAAGTGTGCTGTGGCAGTGCCAGGATCTGCTCACGTTGCAGTCTGGGATACAGAGACTCTACTTATCAGACCGAAACAAGACTttctctgtgtgtgcgtgtgtgagtggaCAGGTTTTTCTGTCCTTGTGGAAGCAAAATATTCCCAGAAAATGTACAATATCGGATAAAACTTCCTTAGCAAGAATTTCcacatttttatatatagttaccatgtttatttttgtgtttattatgattttactacaaaatactatGGTGATAATAATGGTTACTGTAGgaaaaccatggttaatgttTATAAGggaaggtttaggggtaggggttggtgtagggtgtctgtgggactctaaataaaaataaccacactgctgtgatgcccctatactgtatgttggtATTTAAtttggagtgcaaatagcatgctttttgttgctatttacacttaataATCGGAATTATCGTATTTACGAGTTTAGCACACATGAATGTCACCATAAAGTCATAATTACTAGTGGGAAACAAGTGGGGGGTGGGGTTGGGGGGTTGAGCCCCCATTTTCCAAGATGGGGGCGCGTCGAtttgtgaaacgcagttcaacctggccggtaatttcggtgaggttcggtgtggtctatcctaaatccaaggttcaggcaatggcttatgaagtatcccatgtcttatggttggagttggcatcagttcatcctctgaagtccatcataatagactgaagtgatgtaagAACCATGCTAACTGTTATTGGTAACAATTCAGTGTTACTTGAGTATTTTGACTGTGCAGTttagtttgtgtgcatgtttttgtactgttaatgaAGAATGAGGATGGGTGgcacggtggctcagtgggtagcactgttgcctcacagcaagaaggtcctgggtttgagtcccggctcacccagggcctttctgtgtggagtttgcatgttctccctgtgtttgtgtggatttcctctgggtgctccggtttcccccacaagtccaaaaacatgcaggttaagtgaattggagactctaaattgcccgtgAGAGTctcccagccactgggggttgcgtcaggaaaGGCATCTGGTGGtaaacttgtgccaaatcaaatatgtatATGAGGACCCTGCACCTACGTGGGACAAAACGCTAGGAAAGAGAGAGTGAAGAATGAGGATAAAACCAGTCAGAAATTAAGACTCATTTAGCTGGTTTATGTCGTGACAAGCatttgcaacaaaactacatttcccatcattatacGTGGCAGCACAAGAATTATAAAATTGATAAAGCATTAATTGCACATCAAATGTGTGGTTTTTCTTGCATTTTGTTGCATTGTTTGCTAAAAAAGCTCCCTGTCTTTGCTAGTaactgaaaaagagagaaagaaagatgaaATGGCAGAATTTGATTGctgctggactgttttctggcgtgagagtgtatgtactgtatatactgtatgttcatgcACCTGTAAGCGATGAGCAGTTGTTGATATGTGTTGCTCAGATCCTGAATGCGTTTGTGGAATATTCGGACAGCTTTGGTGAGTTGTTCCTCTCTGGAGCGATATGATGATTTCACCTCCTCCAGCATGGATTCAACAAACCCCTTTAACGTCACTCCTAAATCCTTAACATCAGATGCAGACACACACTCCTACACcagcagaaaaagagagaatgtccTTGTACATATCTGATTAAATCAATGGTCATGTGACATAAAAAACATCTTTATAATATTTAGTACAGGAAGTGCAGTCAtatatttaatatgttgtttgcttcaactttgggcacttttagtaATCACTGTGGATTTCTaggaagttaaataaaaaaaaaagtcatactgttaattatttttacactTTATCTTGAGTTTTCTTCAAATATCACTTGTCTTATATTTCCTCTCATGCgttctcttcactgacacttttatccACTTGACTAACAAGTACATATTTTATTAGGGGCAAAatagtttggtgtggtggaaaaattatagaaatattgttttgcataataaatataaaaattgcttttgtttagattatcatcattttaaacatgtcagaatatgatttttttctgATAGACTTTCATAGTTTTATATTGAAAGTCTTTGTCTGGTACAAGACTAAAACAGCCAAATCTATACGTAAAAGGTATTTGAAATCtgatcattttaatgaaaatcaaCCACTGGCACACAGAattgcccgaagttgaagaaactcccatgtataactttataataacacacacacacacacactggcggccaaatgtttggaataatgtacagattttgctcttatggatgaaatttgtacttttattcactaaagtggcattcagctgatcacaatgtatagtcaggacattaaaaacatgaaaaatgactattacaatttaaataaaatgttcagaacttcttaaactacttcaaagtgtttccatgtgcagtaatgacagctttgcagattctttgtattctagcggtcagtttgtccagatactcaggtgacctttcactccacacttcctgtagcacttgacctttcaccccacagttcctgtagcacttgacctttcaccccacacttcctgtagcacttgacctttcaccccacacttcctgtagcacttgacctttcaccccacacttcctgtagcacttgccatagatctgtctgtcttgtcggacacttctcacacaccttacagtctaactgatcccacaaaagctcaatggggtttagatccataacactcttttccaattatctgttgtccaatgtctgtgtttctttgcccactcgaaccttttctttttgtttttctgtttcaaaagtggcttttctttgtaattcttcccataagtcctcctgagtcttctctttactgttgtacatgaaactggtgttgagcaggtagaattcaatgaagctgtcagcggaggacatgtgaggtgtctatttctcaaactagagtctctgatgtacttatcctcttgtttagttgtacatctggtcttccacatctctttctgtccttgttagagtcagttgttctttgtctttgaagactgtagttacagctttgtatgaaatcttcagctttttggcaatttcaagcattgtatcaccttcattcctcaaaacaatgattgactgacgagtttctagagaaagccatttattttttgccatttttgacctaatattgaccttaagacatgccagtctattgcatactgtggcaactcaaaaacaatcactaagacaatgttcagcttcatttaacaaaccaaaaagctttcaactgtgtttgatataatgcaagtgattttctagcaccaaattagcattttatcatgattactcgaggataagttgttggagtgatgctgctgtctagatttgatcaaaaatgactattattaatagtgatggtgctgtttttttacatcagaaatgtcctgactatactttgtgatcagttgaatgccactttggtgaaaaagtaccaatttccttccaaaacagcaaaatctaaacattattccaaacttttggccaccagtgtatatataaatatatatattacaaatatatatgtcctgtaaataatgtttttgggGTTATGGGTAAGGTGTTTGTCTGTATACACATActgtaatgtcctgaatatagcGTGTGAGTCGTGCCCTGTACTCTCTGTTGAGTTCCTTTAGATCATTCTGTAGTTTCGAGATCTGAGCTTTTGCTTCCTTCAGCTGATGGTGAGAAATAATCAGCGTCTGCAGGTAGAGAGACACAAATCAGCATTCTGATAAATATATTATCCCCAAAAAGTACTCGGACACTAGGGTTGATGATAACACAATAGACATATGGTTCAAAATGAAGACTAAATGTATCGTGACACTTCGTGGTTGTCAAACGTTGGCGGGTTATGCTCATAGTTAATGTGCTGAACTCC from Xyrauchen texanus isolate HMW12.3.18 chromosome 41, RBS_HiC_50CHRs, whole genome shotgun sequence includes the following:
- the ccdc78 gene encoding coiled-coil domain-containing protein 78 isoform X3, whose translation is MDLKSSTSELQEQIRSLTDENNKLGQQAVSKSDLSVKLVQCEEDKLKISKDLVDVQLEANKMREQYEAEIFELKNMVLSQEGTVLSLETERDHLRQEVSAASTRLEVIEKNERDLLEEYAVSKRNFLSLSGAYERECAHTEELSTELLALAHTHDTLLQERERTHRHTLEVERVRAFLSRASHDRVRPEESEQIQGPLAGHEAQNNLREELEKLRRSYEGQQRQLEEKVVAMGKEQQENKRAIQNTRHELAQQSATLIISHHQLKEAKAQISKLQNDLKELNREYRARLTRYIQDITECVSASDVKDLGVTLKGFVESMLEEVKSSYRSREEQLTKAVRIFHKRIQDLSNTYQQLLIAYRLQREQILALPQHTLEAGPPEAHFSPAGTELRGETERELQRLREDKARLESQLKLAQEQIAVLSESPQRAELTQDAWNDIKKQLREIKNSTQEAQERERAQLITRAIVAEEQVSELKEYVDNHLGRYKLEIMRLRRLLGSKEGGSNSAGVHKPRPLHKSIKNTSYEI
- the ccdc78 gene encoding coiled-coil domain-containing protein 78 isoform X2; protein product: MDLKSSTSELQEQIRSLTDENAQLRKLNEALFNNLGSIQNKLGQQAVSKSDLSVKLVQCEEDKLKISKDLVDVQLEANKMREQYEAEIFELKNMVLSQEGTVLSLETERDHLRQEVSAASTRLEVIEKNERDLLEEYAVSKRNFLSLSGAYERECAHTEELSTELLALAHTHDTLLQERERTHRHTLEVERVRAFLSRASHDRVRPEESEQIQGPLAGHEAQNNLREELEKLRRSYEGQQRQLEEKVVAMGKEQQENKRAIQNTRHELAQQSATLIISHHQLKEAKAQISKLQNDLKELNREYRARLTRYIQDITECVSASDVKDLGVTLKGFVESMLEEVKSSYRSREEQLTKAVRIFHKRIQDLSNTYQQLLIAYRLQREQILALPQHTLEAGPPEAHFSPAGTELRGETERELQRLREDKARLESQLKLAQEQIAVLSESPQRAELTQDAWNDIKKQLREIKNSTQEAQERERAQLITRAIVAEEQVSELKEYVDNHLGRYKLEIMRLRRLLGSKEGGSNSAGVHKPRPLHKSIKNTSYEI